GAGAAGGCTGCCAAGAAGCCCAAGGAGCAGATCTTGGACGCGCAAGCTACTCCGAAGATGATTCCCGACACCTATGATCAGAAACCCATTGAAGAACAAGCTCAAAAGGCCACGGCCTCCACTGCTGATGAGCAACCCGACAAATATGTGGCGTCTCTAGTTCctgatgagaaggagaaggaggaagctCCTGCAGAGGTAAAGGAGGAGAAATCTGATGAGTCGGCGGATGAATCTTCTTatcacaagaaggaaaagaaggtaaagaaggaaaagaaggagaagtcGGATTATTtggatgaatcctcatcatccaagaaggaaaagaaggagaaatcTGATGATTCTGATGTATCTACAtcttccaagaagaagaagaagaagaagaagaagaaggccaagACTGATGATTCTGACGCAGATGCATCGGAAAAGAAGGAGAAGTCTGCATCTGGCAAgaaacacaagaaggacaagTTTGATGATGATTCGGACAGTACATCtcccaagaaagaaaagaaggggaaatcCATCGATTCGGATGCATCTTATGCATATCTTCAGAAGGAAGAGAATAAATCCGGGGATTCAGACGAAGCCACGTCTCTTAAAAagcaaaagaaggagaagaagaagaagaaggaggaggagaaatCCGAGGAGAACTCCGAGGAGGACGCTGCGCCCGTCGACGTCTCCACGGACGGCCAATATGTGTCTACTCCCAAGGAGGAGAAATCCGGCGAGGACGCCATGCCGATCGACGTCTCCACCACCGGCCAATACGTATCTTCTTCCAAGGCTGACGGCAAGCCCAAGGGAGGTGAGCGTCAGATCTCCACCAATGCGGATGCGTACGCGTCTCCAAAGCAGGAAGCCAGTAGCCAGCCCATAGCCGGTGGTTCTCCCGACGAGGTTCCGCCGGCGGTCAAGAGCCCCGCCACCTCCGACGCATACGCATCTCCAAAGCAGCAGGtcgtcagcagcagcagcagccagcccaTGGCCGGTGGTTCTCCCGACGAGCTTCCGCCGGCGGCCAAGAGCTCCGCCACACCCGACCCGTACTTATCTTCAAAGCAGCAGGTCCTCAGCAGCCAGCCCATGGCCGGTGGGTCTCCCGACGAGCTACCGCCGCAGGCCAAGAGCTCCGCCACCCCTGACCCGTACGCGAACGTGCCCAACGAGCCGGCAGCGGGGAAGCCGAAGCTGTCGATGGAGACGTTCTCGGGGATGATCAAGAGGCCGATCGCGAAGATCCTAAGCCCGGTGATCAAGAGCGTGTGCGCCAAGACGGAGTACCCGGAGGACTGCGAGTCGTCGATCGGCGGCCTCCCCGGggccgcgtcggcggcggcgacggacaGCGTGGGCGTGCTGAAGCTGGCCATGGAGGCGGTGCGGCAGAAGGTGATCGTGGCGATGAACGCGGCGACGGACCGGATGAACGTGCCGGGGACGGACGACACGACCAAGGACGCGCTCGACTCGTGCACGTCGTCGTACAGCGACATCAAGACGAGCCTGGACTCGGTGGACGACGCGCTCAAGCGCGGCGACGTCGACACGGCGCACACCAACCTAGACTCGGTGGAGACGGACATCACCACCTGCGACGACGGATTCCAGGAGCACGGCATCCCGTCGGTCATGACCGACCATGAccaggagctccagaagctcgccagcaacctcctctccatcgGCGCCGCCATCCATCActagaagggagaagggaggagtggCCGTGCAGGCGTGCACAcacgcgtgcatgcatgcatttgcGTTTTCATCTGAAGAATTCGGTTGTAAATTTGTAAACGATGAAGAAAAGCACCTCGATTAACCTGTAGCTGCTATGATCCTTTGATTGGACGAGGTTAATTAATCTGCAGCTTTCACTATGTATAACAGTATATATGATTGTGATTTTGAATGTTTCGAAAAAAAACTAGTATATAATGTTTCTGAATTGCCATGTTGTAGAGCCTTGATACTCCCTCTAATTGTATGGTGACTGTTCGCTGTTGCTGCGATACGGAATTGAAAGAAGAAAAAGGTAAAAAAAAAGTTACAAAAAATAAAAAGGTAAAAAGAATAGCAGAAAAGGGGCATTCCGAGAATTGAACTCGGGACCTTCGCACCCTACGCGAGAAtcataccactagaccaaatgccCAAAGTTGTTATTTTTTGACTCGTAGTTTTTGTAAAATATCCATGTTACAACTACTACAAAAGGCAATTTTAGAGGTGGATTTTTCGATTTATAGAGGCAATACCAACCAACCATATTTATCAAATGGTTTTTTTGTTAATGAATCATTTGTAGAGACGGTCGGTCAGTCTACCTATATAAACCGATGAAAAAGAAGAAGTATTAAATTGTCTGCCTTTATATTCCATAAAAAAAATACTTGTCTGCCTTTATAAATAGCATTTACAGAGGTGGTCTTAAATACCACTTTATAAATGTTTTATAAATGCACCTTTACCTGCTGGTGCAGCAGGCATTTACTAAGCTTTTTCTATATAGAGAATAAGAAAAAGTCAGAAATAT
This sequence is a window from Miscanthus floridulus cultivar M001 chromosome 10, ASM1932011v1, whole genome shotgun sequence. Protein-coding genes within it:
- the LOC136487175 gene encoding uncharacterized protein, encoding MRGALLSFVLILAVVATVPLVPAVSKGEEAGTAAEENGGSIKPLSLDGYGPLEKAAKKPKEQILDAQATPKMIPDTYDQKPIEEQAQKATASTADEQPDKYVASLVPDEKEKEEAPAEVKEEKSDESADESSYHKKEKKVKKEKKEKSDYLDESSSSKKEKKEKSDDSDVSTSSKKKKKKKKKKAKTDDSDADASEKKEKSASGKKHKKDKFDDDSDSTSPKKEKKGKSIDSDASYAYLQKEENKSGDSDEATSLKKQKKEKKKKKEEEKSEENSEEDAAPVDVSTDGQYVSTPKEEKSGEDAMPIDVSTTGQYVSSSKADGKPKGGERQISTNADAYASPKQEASSQPIAGGSPDEVPPAVKSPATSDAYASPKQQVVSSSSSQPMAGGSPDELPPAAKSSATPDPYLSSKQQVLSSQPMAGGSPDELPPQAKSSATPDPYANVPNEPAAGKPKLSMETFSGMIKRPIAKILSPVIKSVCAKTEYPEDCESSIGGLPGAASAAATDSVGVLKLAMEAVRQKVIVAMNAATDRMNVPGTDDTTKDALDSCTSSYSDIKTSLDSVDDALKRGDVDTAHTNLDSVETDITTCDDGFQEHGIPSVMTDHDQELQKLASNLLSIGAAIHH